The Lactuca sativa cultivar Salinas chromosome 2, Lsat_Salinas_v11, whole genome shotgun sequence genome includes the window GCTATTTATGAGAAATTACCAGGAGAATATGTGGATGAagataaaatataatttaaatcaACCTAATTTCCAGGTAAGTGAGTCAAAAATGCTTGAGACAATCTCACCAGGTTGTtatgattttcttaaaaaaaaagtaaattggaaatgaaagtaaaaagatgtgcaaatgaaaattatgtaatcTTATCATGGCAGAtgaatttcttaaaaaaaattataatttttatgtGATTAAGACCATATTAAATGCATAAATTGAATAAAGCTTTCAGGTTTAAGTGGTACCATGGGCATTTGAGTCAATTTGACATTTCTTAAGTTTCTCATGGGGCGGGGTTGATTTGATTCATTTTTACTCACTTTGATATATGTTTGATCCACATCAATTCCAGTATGCCACCGTTACGGAAGATTGGGTCACATACTTTATTTGTCAACTTTCTACATCTTTTTCACTAAGGAATATGTACAAACTTTCACAAATTTTGGTGCTTCCTTAAGGATAAAACTAAAAATGGGGATTAACTATTTTTCTAATTGGGTTACTGAAGCAATTGTGTTCTTTGGTAGCTGCTACATTTGGCTTAAATTTGGAAGCATATGCAAGCTTATAATGGCGACAATGGACTATTTTTGTCCCTTTAAGAGCTACTACACCGATGTTTATGATCCAAGACTATATTATAGTAGTCCAAAGATTGGATGTAATCAAAGTGAATAAAAGTCTAAGAAAAATCAAGCTTTTTTCCTAATCCATTTGCATTGATTTATGTTAAACTCCAGCTGCCATTGACTTTTACTTCCAGTTCATGTATAGATGTTCTCTTAGCTATAATCCTATTCAAATACTATTTGGTGATGTTCTTTTTAACATGAATTGCATTTGTTAAGTTAGCCTAATCATATTTGTGGTCGTTTTGTGATGGACTTTATCTAATCATTTAAAATGATTTGGCATTTTGGAAAGACCATCTTAGATCGACCATGTTGATCATCTCTAAAATTACATTATCATTTTGACTGTTTAAAAAGTGCATTATCATTTTGGTTTTCATACGAATGGACTTAGACATGGACATGCTTTAATGAATTTGTTGGGTGCTTTACTGCTACTAGTGCTTATTTTTCTAAAGTAGTagtaagttttatttttttaaaagagtATAAATAACATGTATTTGATGATCAGGTGtgctaattagtttttttttcaataaacaaAGGGATGCTTTATTCCTGTTGTTGTTACCGAGTTTATTAACACACAATGATGAGAATGTTTTCCAACATCTTCTCATTAGACCAAGGGGTGATGACTATTTTTTTTACATAGATACTTATTCAAGATTTAGTTGTAAACAAACCAATCAATTTTAGAGATTTAATCATGCCGCATGTTTGGTGGGGAAATGGTTAAAAGTAAAATTCAATGGAATTGAATTGATAggataatatattacaagtagtttatatattattcttaataaatgatACATTTATGTTGAATTAAGAAATGTGTATTATATATTtccaatttattatttttttataaaaataattttaattaatattttagttATATAGTATTTCCAATTTATTATTAAATGTTTTCACATACGGAATATATATcagataatttaaataatcaatttaaaaatctaaacaaaacgtatgattattattttaataaatttttataaatatttatccaTAGTTTCTACGGGTCTAAATATTATAGTCTACTTAAATGAAATCCAAATAAGAAATAATCACGGGTGAAGGAGACCACCGAGATCCAATAGTGAAAAATGAAGATAATGAATAAGGAGATATACAACTGAAGGGGCTGATTTGGGTAAATTgagaaatctagggttttgaataaaactctctttctctctgtTTTGGTGCAGAAACTGATGGGGATTCAGGCGGCCTCATCGTAGGGTCTCAGGAGGCAACGAGCAAACCGCTCGCCTCAGCCATTCACGCGGCTTCAAGGCGGAGATGAAACATCAAGCGAGCTGCTTAAACCAACCAGTGCATCAACCATCTGATCCTAACCCTTCCATGCGACTTCGATTCGATTTCGTGAGGCAGCGACCAAAACGCCTGGTCATCCAAAATTAGAATCGCTGCTATTCTGATTCTTCGCTGTATGTTTCAATCGACTTGAAGTGTCCTCGTGAGGCTAAGATGAGACTGACTGGTTTTTCAGTTACAAGGTTTACCTATTTTAACTCACAATCTGATCATTTCCATGTATATTGACGTGTTTGGCTGTATATATATCTGATTCTAAAAAGAATCGATTTTGAAACCTTAATTTTCCAAACTTACACTTCTCATTTTTGGTGATGAATCTAATCAACCGAATTACTGGTGAGGATGATTAATATCCATTTAATTACCAAACAACATACTAGAATGAAGTTTAGAAGTGTTGATTTGTTTAACAGATAAAGCAGGCTATGTGAGTGCTTTGGGTTTGCTCATGACAATGCTATCTTTGATGTATGTTGGATGAAGCTACAGAAAAATCTAATCATTCAATCACAGTTACATATATTTACTGTCCTTTTTATTGCTGGAAGGGAAGAGACATTTGAATCCAAAGGGAGAAAGAAAGTTGTGTTCCAAATGGACCAAGTAATGAGTTGAAGCCTATACCATTTGCTGAAATTGTCACAAAGTTGGGAGGATTTGAAAACTGAAAATTTGAGGTTGTGTTGTTAATTTGTGCATCTATGCTATGACTTCATCTTTTGAGTTAAACACGACACTACATGTTGATTTTGGCTCACAATTATGTCATATTTGGTATTTCACTTCATCTAATAATTAGTGTGGTATTCTGTCACTAATGATGCTAAGATAGTCCTTAGGAACATTAAACTGATAGTTTATGTTTGTCAACATACTGAAGGATGAGTAGTTTAGTGATAGAAATAGGAGACTAGGATTTGCATTTTGCAATCCATTAAATTTGTACTTTTTAGGTGTAGTACAAATCAGTTGCAATGAATGAGAGCCATCATGCAAGAAAATTCCAATGATGAATTATACAAGAAAATTAAGCAGAACTGAACTTTGCAAAGTTGGGGTCAACTAATTGCGATTAGAAGTTATAGTCTTATAGATATAAGTGGTAGGCAAGAGACCGAGTGTTATAAATTTTAGTATAAAGTGTTTAAAAATCACATTCATAAAAAGTTTGGACTTTTACACAACATTTTTACTTGTCTCTTTTAAATGTTGAATGACAGCGACCTCTCATCCATTGATCTCTCATGCAAATGGATGGCTAGGGAGCTCTCATCCATTGATCTCTCATGCAAATGGATGGCTAGGGAGAAAGTCGGACGAAAGTTTATAATTGAAGAGGAGAAACGAATGATACAACATATTTAATTATACACCAACACACTCAAATAGCTAATTAACATCTCTATTTATGGAAACCCTTGAATAATTTACACTAACAAAATTTGCTTCATGAGGCGCTCCTCGTTTAACCGTTTCTTTATCTAGACCCTTGCAATCATGGAAAAGTAAATGTCGGATGGATGACATGTTGGTTAACCACATAGGCAGCTCTTGTATTCCAAATTTATGTATTTGTAACCGAGTCAGTGAGGTGAGGTGTTGTATTTCTTCTGGCATTGATTCCCAATCATCCCAACCCCACAAGTCCAATGAGTGAAGGTGGTCCCTTAACTTCTCGATACCTTTGAGACTTGGGAGATAATCGAGCTCCTGTGAAAATGGACCAAGTTTCAACTTATTTAAGAATGCAAAACAATCAAACAATTTTAGAGGCAAGGAATTCAGTTTGCTGCAGTAGGTAATTTTCAAAGTCTTCAAAGAATGACATTGGTTGGGCAAATTGGTTATTCCTAAAAGACTATCACACCTGGAAATTACTAAAGTTTCGAGAGATGTAAGGCCTTGTATGCTCTTAATGGACACAAGACCTGTGCAAGCTCTAATCTCTAAGGAATTAAGAGGGTGGGGATGGGATTCATCTAAGAGAACAATCTTCGGGCAATCCCGAATGGACAAGCTCTCGAGGACAGGAGAAATCATTTTTGAGCTGTTGGGTGCTCCATCTATCCACTTTTCCAGTCTTTTCATATGTATTAGTCCGAGTGATCTCAACGATGGAAACAAAGGCTTCGTTGATCCAGTAACATCAGAATTCCTTAAGCATGTCAAACTGTCCATATTAGATAAGAAAAGATTCCGAAGATGTGGTAGGTGCTCAAGCATTGGAAGAGAGAGGCAGTTGCGACATCCACTTAGTGAGATCTTCATGAGATTGTCAAGTGGCGTCCAATCTGGAAAATTATCACCAGAAAATTTGTTAATTGTCAATGTTTTCACATCTCGAGGGGGTTGTAAGCCTTCCAATACATCCTTGTCATTTCTGTTGGCACTTTCATTATACTCACTCCAATTGAATTCAATATCGTATATGTTTTTCTTGCTAGATAAACCTGCCTTGAAAGCATCCTCTTTGCTCCTAACATTTTCTAGATCGCAAATACGGAGCTTTCCAGTAAGGTTATTCAAATGGTGTAGCACTTCAATACCATGTCCCATACTACTAAGCACTGTGAAGGAAGACAAATTTCGAAGAGAGGTCAGGTGTCCTACAATATTGGTGGGAATCTTTATGTGACCTTGGAAATATCGCAGGCTTATTAAATTTCTCATGGATTCTGGAAACTGCTTAAATCCATAAGGCAACTTTAGAGTTTGCAAGTGGTATAAGTTACCAATAGATTCTGGAAGAACATGGATCTCTGTATTTGACAAATCAAGATACCTAAGATGCACCAACTCTCCAATTGAATCGTGTAACTTATCTATATGACATCCTTTGAGTTTTAAGATTCTCATGCACTTGAATCGTTCAAATGAAAAATTCTTCTCAACTTCACCCTCGATGAACAATGTGCGCAAAGTTCTAGCCACTGTATCCCTTTCAATGAACTTACAAATCTTGCCTTCTAATTCATGATATAATTGGTAAAAAATGAGATGCTTAATCTGAGGAATACGAGCAATATCATCATTCTTCACACCCATCAGACGTAAGCTTTCATGTTTCGAAAGTGATAACAAAAGATCATGCACCAGATCATGCATACTACAATGAGTGATGTGACCATACTCATCCCTTTTAACATCTTGAAACAATGAATTGTTAACCAATATTTGAAAAATATCATTTCCCACAACCTCCATCTCCTTGTTACTTGCCTCATCTGCTTGAACCAATCCTAAAGCCATCCAAAGTCGCACCAGTTCTTCCCTTTCCATTACCGTGTCTTTTTCAAAGATGGAACAATATACAAAACATTGCTTGATAATAGAATTAGGGAGATTATCAAAGCTCAGTTCCAAACTCTTTTGAAATCTATCCCTTTCTTCTTCTAGATCCCAAACCTTGCTGTTTTTTATGGATAACCACTTCTCTGGACCACTGTAATTTGCAAACATGCCACCTATTACATTTAATAGCAATGGTAAACCACCACACTTATTCACAATCTCACGACCTATCTCCTCCAATTCTGGTGAAGGTGATTCTCCTCCCACAAACGCTCTTTCTCTAAAGATTGACCAACACTCATCATTGGAAAGACCTTCCAGACAATAGGAATCCATGATCATATCGCGAGTTCCAATTTCAAGTTTCCGTGTAGTGACAAGAATGCAACTTCCATTTTGTGAGTTTACACTTAGCATACATCTCCTAAACTCTTCCCAATATGGCCTCTCTTCAACCCAAACATCATCCAAGACAAGAAAATATCTTTTTGATCCCAATTTCTCTTCAAGACTTTTAATTAAATTGACCTTAGAGTCCGACTCAGGTTTCTTTCCAACAAGAGATTCATAGATCTTTGCAAGAAGAGTGATGATGTCAACCTTAACCGACACACACAACCATGCTTTAACATTaagagggtgtttggatagggaaaaaaatgacagcttattgcttattgcttattttcaccacaataagctaatttaagtgtttggataggaTGCTTAAAAAATTAGCTTATTGCGGTGAGAATAAGCTAAATAAGCTGATTTTAATAAGCAAGGGGGgtaatgcttattgcttattgcttattgcttattagtcattttactcatataagctgttttgtttgccaaacacttcaaatgcttattgcttattgtttattcccaccgcaataaactaatccaaacacatttaaaaaaaaagtttattcccaccacaataagcaataagcaataagctaaaaatgcatttatccaaacaccctctaaaATGTTGCACGATTCTTTTATCATTGTAGACCAACTTAGCCAAAGCTGTCTTCCCAATACCACCCATTCCCACAATGGGAACAACTGCAAGTTTTTCTTCCTTTCTTGATTGGGTTAAAAACTCTATGATACGTAGTACATCATCATCCCTCCCAACAATCTTGAATTCTTCTGGATGTGGAATAGTCTCCCGATAGAGTCCATCTGGAACAGAGCCAGCTGGGTGTTCATTTTGTAGTCCTAAACCGTTTGCTTGTGTATAGATCTCAAGCAACGTTTTATTGATGTTTTGGATTTTATGACCTATTTCATTACGAAATGAAAACTTTTTTAAGATTGGAAGGCACGATACCTTTGTTGACAACCGATCTGGTTTCTTTATCTGTCGCCTCAACATTTCGTAATGAACCTCGTCCAACACATCATCAGCTTCATCCACTACATCTTTTAGCTGCTTCAGCCACACCATCACAGCTTGTGTTCCCTTTTGACTTTCCGCGTCGCTCAACTTGGCACGAATCAGATCCAATGTTCTGTGAAGACTGCTCAGCTTTTCTTCACAGCCCCAAGCAATGGCGATTTCGCTGGCAGCGATAGTCAACACCTTTTTCAGTATCCCCTCGGCAGCAATAGTCACTAGTGCTTCGGCCATTTTCACTGTTGAGAAAGCTAGAGTGAggcgatgagagagagagagagagagggtcaGAGCAATGTGAAGCGGAAACAAATTAAAAGTCATTTTAAACTCCTCTTTTTTTATTTCTtacttttatcttttattttactattttttttatctacatatatatttgttttttacttattttttacgTGTACTTTAGGCttccattttaattttttttttgacaaatttGATCCAACATATAAACTTTTGGCCTAAATTAGAATTTTTGTTATTAATTCAtcataactttagtttttttacaattttttcttaaaaaaaaaatcaaatgttttttctttataaaatcatatttatacaaaaaaaaaacatattttcacataaaaaaatcttatatttactatataaaaactttttaattttttctatACGAAATACCAATTTATAAAATTTGGTATTTATTaagtacataaatatatacaaatctgcttttataaaaaatatatatatatacatttattttacaaaagaaaatgtatacaaacatctattttattataaatactTTTGTATGCAAAcagatattttttataaaaacaccTATTTCATAGTAAACATATACATTTCTTctgtaaaaatatatttatatgacTCAAATAAGCGTTTTAttttgtaaatatatatatatatatatatatatatatatatatatataataaacaccTATTTTTATAATAAATGCATTTGTATTCaaacacatttatatatatatatatatatatatatatatatatatatatatatataataaaaacggatttgtatatatttatgtacttaataaatacctaattttataaatagttattttgtatacaaaaaaaattaaaaaaaggttttatatagtaaatataagattttttatgtgaaaatgtgttttttttttgtataaatatgattttataaagaaaaaacatttgaatttttttttaagaaaaatgttataaaaaaactaaagttatgaTGAATTCATAACAAAATTCTAATATTTGTGCCAAAATGGtatattttggaccaaatttgtaataaattttgaaatctgtgacaaaaatataatttttgaaagatGGATAACTTGATAAGTTGGTAAAAGGGTTAATTTGAATACAATTTCTGGTTTttgagacttaattgaataaaaaaaataaagagacTAAATCGAATATGAGGCCAATATGTAAGAATTTTATTGCAATTTTCCCTTTTTTATATGTAATAATATTtagtaaaaactaaaaactaaaatacCATGGTTTATTTTTAccttaatttaaaataaattttgttgtaACGTGAGACCATCTCATgataacttcaaaaaatcataaatgCAAGTAAtaatataaagaaaataaaatttaaatgaTAATACTTACTAATGTTAAACACTCTATACTATATCACTATTTATTACattcatatattatatatatgggttcattaaaAAATTATGGTTTAAAGAGGTACAATATGTTTCAATTTAGATGTTATTTAGTTAGACTTCTAAACAACGGATTGGTTAAACTTAAAAAATTATGGTTTAAAAAGACGTTTAAAAAGACATTTCAAAAAATGACACATTAAATGACTACAATATGGAACTATTGTAAATCATgattataaagaaaaaaaatagataGGGAATTATTCGtgtttcttattttcttttatgtttatgaAATAAATGCTTCAAGTCAGGAATGAATTAGCTTAATTGTTGGAGAATATAGGGTTTACgttggagatctggataccattTGGATCGTATGAaacactttccgaactgatatttctatccTATGTCTGGcttacaagaaattcagcctaggataatccaagatGACACTTAAGATTCTAGACACAGAAATCGTAAGCCAAATTGCTAGAAGAACTCTGTGAGTGTTTTAAGAAAAACAAGAGCTAATTTTCGTATATATCTTCTCAAAAGGAAGAGtcgtttatataataaacaagattagggtttcattagggttggttCGTCATgagttgctttggaagcaagccAAGAAATCCGAAATTaatgaggaattagggtttccaaaactgACAAATTTCgtcagttttaccataatcaccttCAAGAATTCGTTTTTCCCACTATGTCCCCATATCCTTTTAATTATTATTCCAAGAATTACAATCGagaccccagccaggggctctaccccttggaccccactaggggcactgtgacatccccaatttcacggtcaaaaaagaccgatttgtttatgctttgttttataaaattagagtaattctttgattaaaagagttgcggaatttgttcccaaaataaaatatgataaaataaaatttatcaaagtatttcttaaagaaatgcatttttcattaaataaaaaaatctcgggatgtcatgttccgatacagaccaaaagcataaacagtataaaatagaccttacaacagttatttataacgaCCGATCTATAATCCagaatctctcgtcaagtccaccaacttatacttttgtgccattacctgtaatgtaaAGAAAACttagtgggtcgggcttgggagcccggtgagcatgtagggttttcaacccacaataatataattattatattcaatcatcaaacaatcaacccaattacccatccc containing:
- the LOC111875927 gene encoding putative disease resistance protein RGA3 yields the protein MTFNLFPLHIALTLSLSLSHRLTLAFSTVKMAEALVTIAAEGILKKVLTIAASEIAIAWGCEEKLSSLHRTLDLIRAKLSDAESQKGTQAVMVWLKQLKDVVDEADDVLDEVHYEMLRRQIKKPDRLSTKVSCLPILKKFSFRNEIGHKIQNINKTLLEIYTQANGLGLQNEHPAGSVPDGLYRETIPHPEEFKIVGRDDDVLRIIEFLTQSRKEEKLAVVPIVGMGGIGKTALAKLVYNDKRIVQHFRGCLDKCIFSLLLIAYCGGKLSFFSLSKHPLNVKAWLCVSVKVDIITLLAKIYESLVGKKPESDSKVNLIKSLEEKLGSKRYFLVLDDVWVEERPYWEEFRRCMLSVNSQNGSCILVTTRKLEIGTRDMIMDSYCLEGLSNDECWSIFRERAFVGGESPSPELEEIGREIVNKCGGLPLLLNVIGGMFANYSGPEKWLSIKNSKVWDLEEERDRFQKSLELSFDNLPNSIIKQCFVYCSIFEKDTVMEREELVRLWMALGLVQADEASNKEMEVVGNDIFQILVNNSLFQDVKRDEYGHITHCSMHDLVHDLLLSLSKHESLRLMGVKNDDIARIPQIKHLIFYQLYHELEGKICKFIERDTVARTLRTLFIEGEVEKNFSFERFKCMRILKLKGCHIDKLHDSIGELVHLRYLDLSNTEIHVLPESIGNLYHLQTLKLPYGFKQFPESMRNLISLRYFQGHIKIPTNIVGHLTSLRNLSSFTVLSSMGHGIEVLHHLNNLTGKLRICDLENVRSKEDAFKAGLSSKKNIYDIEFNWSEYNESANRNDKDVLEGLQPPRDVKTLTINKFSGDNFPDWTPLDNLMKISLSGCRNCLSLPMLEHLPHLRNLFLSNMDSLTCLRNSDVTGSTKPLFPSLRSLGLIHMKRLEKWIDGAPNSSKMISPVLESLSIRDCPKIVLLDESHPHPLNSLEIRACTGLVSIKSIQGLTSLETLVISRCDSLLGITNLPNQCHSLKTLKITYCSKLNSLPLKLFDCFAFLNKLKLGPFSQELDYLPSLKGIEKLRDHLHSLDLWGWDDWESMPEEIQHLTSLTRLQIHKFGIQELPMWLTNMSSIRHLLFHDCKGLDKETVKRGAPHEANFVSVNYSRVSINRDVN